One Camelina sativa cultivar DH55 chromosome 3, Cs, whole genome shotgun sequence genomic window carries:
- the LOC104778038 gene encoding protein DETOXIFICATION 42-like: MSEHSYNTDFPRNPLYIFFNDFRSVLKFDELGLEIARIAYPAALALTADPIASLVDTAFIGQIGHVELAAVGVSIALFNQVSRIAIFPLVSITTSFVAEEDAYSSQQNTDQDHKEGTEEAGINNTKEEVQELIPENNKDDSKTSSSIFNVSHSPIRKRIIPSASSALIIGSILGLLQAVFLISAAKPLLSFMGVKHDSPMLRPAQRYLSLRSLGAPAVLLSLATQGVFRGFKDTTTPLYATVIGDATNIILDPIFIFVFRLGETGAAIAHVISQYLMCGILLWKLMGQVDIFNLSTKHLQLCRFMKNGLLLLMRVTAVTFCVTLSASLAAREGSTSMAAFQVCLQVWLATSLLADGFAVAGQAILASAFANKDYKRAAATASRVLQLGLVLGFLLAAILGAALHFGARVFTKDDKVLHLISIGLPFVAGTQPINALAFVFDGVNFGASDFGYAAASLVVVAIASILCLLFLSSTLGFIGLWFGLTIYMSLRAAVRFWRIGTGTGPWSFLRS; this comes from the exons ATGTCTGAACATAGCTACAACACAGATTTTCCAAGAAACCCTCTTTACATCTTCTTTAATGATTTCAG GTCAGTTTTGAAATTTGATGAGCTTGGTTTGGAGATAGCGCGAATTGCTTACCCTGCAGCACTTGCTTTAACAGCTGATCCTATCGCATCTCTAGTTGACACAGCCTTCATTGGCCAAATTG GTCATGTGGAGCTTGCTGCAGTTGGAGTTTCTATAGCTTTGTTCAACCAAGTTTCAAGAATCGCTATTTTCCCACTCGTTAGCATCACAACTTCCTTTGTAGCAGAGGAAGATGCATATAGTTCTCAGCAAAACACAGACCAAGATCATAAAGAGGGTACTGAAGAAGCTGGTATTAACAATACAAAGGAGGAAGTTCAAGAATTGATTCCTGAAAACAATAAAG ATGATTCTAAAACCAGTAGCAGTATCTTTAACGTCAGTCATTCCCCAATAAGGAAAAGAATTATTCCATCAGCTTCATCTGCTTTAATCATTGGAAGCATTCTTGGCCTTCTTCAAGCTGTGTTTCTTATATCCGCAGCGAAACCTCTCTTGAGTTTCATGGGAGTTAAACAC GATTCTCCAATGCTGAGACCTGCTCAGAGATATCTTTCTCTAAGATCACTCGGTGCACCCGCTGTTCTTCTCTCACTTGCGACACAAGGTGTTTTCCGCGGTTTTAAAGACACCACAACTCCGTTATACGCAACTG TGATTGGAGATGCTACAAACATAATACTCGATCCAatattcatatttgttttcCGTTTAGGCGAAACAGGAGCAGCCATTGCTCACGTTATATCCCA ATACCTCATGTGTGGGATTCTTTTGTGGAAACTGATGGGTCAAGTCGATATCTTTAACCTGAGTACCAAACATCTTCAACTCTGTAGATTCATGAAAAATG GCTTGCTTTTACTAATGAGAGTAACCGCAGTAACGTTCTGTGTGACTCTTTCCGCGTCACTAGCTGCACGAGAAGGATCAACTTCCATGGCAGCTTTCCAAGTTTGCTTGCAGGTTTGGTTAGCTACTTCACTTCTTGCAGATGGGTTTGCCGTAGCTGGCCAG GCAATACTAGCGAGCGCTTTTGCCAACAAAGACTACAAAAGAGCTGCAGCTACAGCTTCTCGTGTACTGCAA TTGGGATTGGTTCTCGGCTTTCTACTCGCGGCTATACTTGGAGCCGCGTTGCATTTTGGAGCAAGAGTATTTACAAAAGACGATAAAGTTTTACACCTCATTAGCATAGGACTTCCG TTTGTGGCAGGAACACAACCGATCAATGCTTTAGCGTTTGTATTTGATGGAGTTAACTTTGGAGCATCCGATTTTGGTTACGCCGCAGCTTCATTAGTAGTGGTGGCTATAGCTAGCATTTTGTGTTTGCTCTTCCTCTCATCGACTCTTGGTTTTATTGGACTTTGGTTCGGTCTCACTATCTACATGAGTCTTAGAGCAGCCGTTAGATTCTGGCg GATTGGGACAGGAACAGGACCTTGGTCTTTTCTTAGGAGCTGA
- the LOC104778039 gene encoding protein DETOXIFICATION 42-like, with amino-acid sequence MMSEDGYNIDFPRNPLHIFFSDFRSVLKFDELGLEIARIALPAALALTADPIASLVDTAFIGQIGPVELAAVGVSIALFNQVSRIAIFPLVSITTSFVAEEDACSSQQNTVQDHKECIETGTNNNTTEETQELIPENSKDSSSDESKAVSSIFSVSKPPTKKRNIPSASSALIIGGFLGLFQAVFLISAAKPLLSFMGVKHDSPMLRPAQRYLSLRSLGAPAVLLSLAAQGVFRGFKDTTTPLFATVIGDVTNIILDPIFIFVFRLGVTGAATAHVISQYLMCGILLWKLMGQVDILNMSTKHLQFCRFMKNGFLLLMRVIAVTFCVTLSASLAAREGSTSMAAFQVCLQVWLATSLLADGFAVAGQAILASAFAKKDYKRAAATASRVLQLGLVLGFLLAVILGAGLHFGARVFTKDDKVSHLISIGLPFVAGTQPINALAFVFDGVNFGASDFGYAAASLVMVAIVSILCLLFLSSTHGFIGLWFGLTIYMSLRAAVGLWRIGTGTGPWSFLRS; translated from the exons ATGATGTCTGAAGATGGATACAACATAGATTTCCCAAGAAACCCTCTTCACATCTTCTTTAGTGATTTCAG GTCAGTTTTGAAATTTGATGAGCTTGGTTTGGAGATAGCACGAATAGCTTTACCCGCAGCACTTGCTTTAACAGCTGATCCTATTGCATCTCTAGTTGATACAGCCTTTATAGGCCAAATTG GTCCTGTAGAGCTTGCTGCAGTTGGAGTCTCTATAGCTTTGTTCAACCAAGTTTCAAGAATCGCTATTTTCCCACTCGTTAGCATCACAACTTCATTTGTAGCAGAGGAAGATGCTTGTAGCTCTCAGCAAAACACAGTCCAAGATCATAAAGAATGTATTGAAACTGGTACTAACAACAATACAACGGAAGAAACTCAAGAATTGATTCCTGAAAACAGTAAAG ATTCTTCATCAGATGAATCTAAAGCAGTCAGTAGTATCTTTAGTGTTAGTAAACCTCCAACCAAGAAACGAAACATACCATCAGCTTCATCTGCTTTAATCATTGGAGGCTTTCTCGGCCTTTTTCAAGCCGTGTTTCTTATATCCGCAGCCAAACCTCTCTTGAGTTTCATGGGAGTTAAACAC GATTCTCCAATGCTAAGACCTGCTCAGAGATATCTATCTCTTAGATCACTTGGTGCACCTGCTGTTCTACTCTCACTTGCGGCACAAGGCGTTTTCCGCGGATTTAAAGACACAACAACTCCGTTATTCGCTACTG tgattggAGATGTCACAAACATAATTCTCGACCCGATTTTCATATTCGTTTTCCGTCTAGGCGTAACAGGAGCAGCCACTGCTCATGTTATATCCCA ATACCTTATGTGTGGAATACTCTTGTGGAAACTGATGGGTCAAGTTGATATCTTGAACATGAGTACCAAACATCTTCAGTTCTGTAGATTCATGAAAAATG GCTTTCTTTTGTTGATGAGAGTAATTGCGGTAACATTCTGTGTGACTCTTTCCGCGTCACTAGCTGCACGAGAAGGATCAACTTCCATGGCAGCTTTCCAAGTTTGCTTGCAGGTCTGGTTAGCTACTTCTCTTCTTGCAGATGGATTCGCCGTCGCTGGCCAG GCAATACTAGCGAGCGCGTTTGCCAAAAAGGACTACAAAAGAGCTGCAGCTACCGCTTCTCGTGTACTGCAG TTGGGATTGGTTCTCGGCTTTCTTCTCGCGGTTATACTTGGAGCAGGACTGCATTTTGGAGCAAGAGTATTTACAAAAGACGATAAAGTTTCACACCTAATTAGCATAGGACTTCCG TTTGTGGCAGGAACACAACCAATAAATGCCTTAGCGTTTGTGTTCGATGGTGTCAACTTTGGAGCATCTGATTTCGGTTACGCAGCAGCTTCACTAGTAATGGTGGCTATAGTTAGCATCTTGTGTTTGCTCTTTCTCTCATCGACTCATGGGTTTATTGGACTTTGGTTTGGTCTCACCATCTACATGAGCCTTAGAGCAGCAGTTGGATTATGGCG GATTGGGACAGGAACAGGACCTTGGTCTTTTCTTagaagctga